In Anticarsia gemmatalis isolate Benzon Research Colony breed Stoneville strain chromosome 4, ilAntGemm2 primary, whole genome shotgun sequence, one DNA window encodes the following:
- the AstC-R2 gene encoding allatostatin C receptor 2 has product MELEDVEMYRGGNYSYDENGTYNGTFENCPNINLPVVYVVTQVLYALVCVVGLLGNTLVIYVVLRYSKMQTVTNMYIVNLAIADECFLIGIPFLITTMSLRAWPFGRFMCKAYMISTGINQFTSSIFLCIMSADRYIAVCHPIAAPRLRTPFVSRVVSAAAWTASALVMTPIFMYTTLIPTENGLSCNIVWPEREFNKGQTSFTLYSFALGFAAPLTLIFVFYCLVIRKLKTVGPKNKSKEKKRSHRKVTKLVLTVIAVYVLCWLPYWAFQVALIYSPPTECASRITITVFLVAACFSYSNSAMNPILYAFLSDNFKKSFLKACTCAAGKDVNATLHVENSVIPRKRAARAQARALESRGALSVAAGGGSRSEASTALTSKSVAASEAVPLEARPATLTPLIATNGLTHTRL; this is encoded by the coding sequence ATGGAGCTGGAAGATGTGGAGATGTACCGCGGCGGCAACTACTCGTACGATGAGAACGGCACTTATAACGGCACCTTCGAGAACTGTCCCAACATCAACCTGCCCGTCGTGTACGTCGTCACTCAGGTGCTCTACGCCCTGGTCTGCGTCGTCGGTCTACTCGGAAACACCCTCGTTATCTACGTGGTGCTCCGCTACTCCAAGATGCAGACTGTCACCAACATGTACATCGTGAACCTGGCCATAGCAGACGAATGCTTCCTCATCGGTATACCGTTCCTCATAACGACAATGTCTCTCCGCGCCTGGCCTTTCGGACGGTTCATGTGCAAAGCGTACATGATCTCCACTGGAATCAATCAGTTCACGAGTAGTATTTTCTTGTGTATTATGAGTGCCGATAGATACATAGCAGTGTGCCATCCTATCGCAGCGCCGCGGCTGCGCACGCCATTCGTGTCTCGCGTGGTGTCTGCAGCCGCCTGGACCGCATCAGCTCTCGTTATGACCCCTATATTCATGTATACGACTTTGATACCGACTGAAAATGGATTGTCTTGTAACATCGTCTGGCCGGAGCGTGAGTTTAACAAAGGACAAACATCTTTCACGCTGTACTCCTTCGCACTCGGCTTTGCCGCACCGCTCACTCTTATCTTCGTGTTCTACTGCCTCGTTATACGAAAACTGAAGACAGTCGGCCCAAAGAACAAATCGAAGGAAAAGAAACGATCTCATAGAAAGGTGACCAAGCTCGTGTTGACCGTTATAGCTGTGTATGTGTTGTGCTGGCTGCCGTACTGGGCGTTCCAAGTGGCGCTCATCTATTCACCACCTACAGAGTGCGCTAGTCGGATCACCATAACTGTGTTCTTGGTGGCGGCCTGCTTCAGCTACAGCAACTCGGCGATGAATCCGATCCTCTACGCTTTCTTGTCGGATAACTTTAAGAAGAGTTTCCTGAAGGCGTGCACGTGTGCCGCCGGCAAGGATGTGAACGCGACGTTACATGTGGAGAACAGTGTGATACCGAGGAAACGCGCGGCGAGAGCGCAAGCCCGTGCTCTGGAGTCGCGTGGTGCGTTGTCCGTGGCTGCAGGGGGAGGATCGCGCTCCGAAGCCTCCACAGCGCTGACGTCGAAGTCAGTGGCGGCGAGCGAGGCGGTGCCGCTGGAGGCGCGGCCGGCCACGCTGACCCCGCTGATAGCCACCAACGGGCTGACGCACACGCGGCTCTGA